TATGTGAATGATGCCACAAGTTTGCCGATTGCTTATGTTGATCCTGGAAATGCAGCGAATAACTCACCAGCTGTTTCAACGATCACTATCAAATGGGATGGTGGAGCTGCTAATGAGCAGAAACTGGAACGTATTATCACTCAGAAGTGGATTGCCATGTTCCCTGAAGGTCAGGAAGCCTGGACAGAGTACCGTCGTACGGGATATCCTAAACTGTTCCCTGTAGTAACTAACAACAGTAATGGAACAATTGATAGCAAAATCCAGATCCGCAGATTAGCTTTCCCTCAAAATGAATACTCTACCAATGGGCCGGAAATTGCCAAAGCTGTTCAATTATTGAATGGTCCTGATAATGGCGGAACAAGATTATGGTGGGATGTAAATAAAGCGAATTTCTAAACCTCTGAATTAACAATGACTCTCTGATCAACGTCTTAAGCATCTGCTTAAGGCGTTTTTTTTAATTAATTTGAGGGCCTGAAATTCTGCAATCTCATTGGTTTTTGTGTGTTTTTACACCGGAACCAAATAATATTGTTTTATCCAATGTGTATTTAAAATCTGTCTGTAAGTGGTTGAGGATAAAAGAAGTACAACCAAACATAATTTTGTTATATTTGTTCATCAATTAATAATTTCGAGTTATAATAAGATATTATTCAATAATCATGGAGAACAAATCGGCAGAAAAAACGGTGAGTAAATTGGTAAAGGAGCCTCAGGTGGTTAAAACCATAGTAGATATTCTTTCTAAAGACCTTGAAGCTATTAAAGAGCTGCTAAACCGTAAAGATTTAACCCGGAAAGGTTAGTCTGAAATTTTATTGTTTTAAAAGACTTTTCTTCTTTGAACCTGTTTAAATCCATTATTCTTCTGCACATTCAGGTTCAAAGATGATTTTTCTGATTCGTTAGTTTATACCTGTTTCTTTTACCACAGGAAGATTTGATAACATCAATTTTATCTTTCCTGTTTCCGCGGCTTAATATATCAGCAATACGGGAGGGGGTAATCTCCAGTTCGTATTCATTTTTATATTTTTCAGCAATCTCTTTACTGGTCTTCGGCTCATTGAGAAATCCTGATTGCAGCAACTCATCCATGTACTTTACATAATTAGGCAATTTGTCTTTCAGACAGGCCGGATCTATGTTTTTTGCTGCAATATAGCGTCTGATGTTTTCTCTTAAAACATTTTTTGGCGGAATTGGAAAGTCAGGATCTGATAGCTGATAATGTTTCACCCCAAAAGTATTACTTAGCGTCTGCTGTGCCAGGATCCCGATATTTACATCCCCTTTTTCAATGGAAGCAATATAAGATTGATACAATTGAGCAAAAGTAGCTAATGCTTCCTGCGAAATATTAGCCTCTTTTCTGAATGTCCTTACCCGGTTCCCGTATTCTTTTAATGCGCTTTTATCGTTTTCTGCCACGAATGCAAGGTGATCATTATTAATTGTCTTAAATTATCTATAATGTTATTTTTATGTAAAATAAATGTTTATTTGAATTATAAATTATTGCAATTAAATATTAAAAATATCTAAATGTAAAAATTAGTTCTATAGTGAATAGTCTAACAACCAGAACTTTAAGGAGTGGTGATTACATCTATAGACGTAAATTTTAAGAGGGCATGGGAGGTTAATCGGTTTTTTACTACTGTAAGTAATATGCGGAAGATAATTATTCATTCTAATCAGTCTATTAAAGAGCCTCCGGATTAATGCCGGCGAAAAGGAACCAGCAGGCCCAGATCAAACAGGTTAATACTCATGAGGTCTGCTGTTTCCCTGATAGCAGTGCTAATCCAATACAAAAGCAGTTTGATGTTTGATCTCTGTCATCACAAACGAGCTTTGGACATGTGCAATATTTTCGATGGTTGCGAGTTTATTGGACAGGAAATTCTGATAACTATTCATGTCTTTGACCACAACTTTCAGCAGGTAGTCAAAATTACCAGCCACATGGAAACATTCCATCACTTCGGGAACCTTAACAATAGCCCGCTCAAACACGTTAATCAATGGCTTGGAATGCAGTTGCAAGGAAACATTAATGAAAGCCACTATAGTCTTGCCGATTTTTTCTCTGTCCAGTAAGGCTACATACTCCTTAACCACACCACTTTGCTCAATTTTTTTGAGTCTTTCATAAGTAGGCGTGACCGTTAAACCTATTTTACCAGCAATCTGTTTCGTATTCAGACGGGCATCTGCCTGTAAAACCTTTAAAATCTTCTTGTCAATCGGGTCAAATGCTTCCATGGTAGTTTTTTTATACTGAATTAATTAATTTCTAACCTCTCAAAAGGTTTAAAAATCCTGTAAATATCCATATAATAGTGTTTGTTTTCTAATTTATGCCAAATAATAGTTTTAAAGAATCAGGATTACTTAATTTACATATCATTTAAACCAATTGTATTTGTAAAATGGAACAGCATAACTTATCAGCGGAAAACGCAGGGAGATTGAAGGATTTAATGGAAAGATTAACTGCTGATTCGGAGTTAATGCTTGGATATCCGGTATCGAAAGATTTTGATTATTCTGAACTGGCAGAATTTCTGAACTTTCCAATTAATAACCTTGGAGATCCGTTTGTGGCTTCTACCTATAATGTAGGGACACGCGAAATGGAGAGGGAAGTACTGGAATTCTTTGCATTATTATTCAGGGCTCCGGTCAATAACTGGTGGGGATATGTGACCAATGGAGGTTCAGAAGGAAATCTTTATGGTTTATACCTGGCCAGGGAAATTCATCCTAAAGGCATGGTTTATTTTTCACAGGCTACACACTATAGCGTACAGAAAAATCTCCATTTGTTAAATATGCCTAATATTGTAATCCGCACCCAGGCAAGCGGCGAGATTGATTATGATGATCTTAGAGATACGATCAAAATGAACAGGCATATGCCTGTGATTATCTTTGCCAATATCGGGACTACGATGACCGAAGCCCGTGATGATGTCAGAAAAATCAGGAGTATTTTACAGGACTTAGCTATACAGCATTATTATATTCATGCAGATGGTGCGCTTTCAGGTAGCTATAGCGCATTTATAGAACCACGTCCGGCATTTGATTTCGCGGATGGCGCAGACAGTATCGCGATTAGCGGGCATAAATTTATTGGCTCTCCGATTCCTTGCGGGGTAGTGGTGGTGAAAAAGAATAACCGGGACCGTATTGCCCGTTCGGTATCTTATACAGGGAGTATGGATACGACAATCACAGGATCAAGAAACGGACATACTCCTTTATTTTTATGGTATATGATTAAGAGCCTTGGATTAGAAGGATTCAAAAAAAGGGCCTTACATAGTCTGGAAGTTGCTGCTTATGCAGAAATGAAGTTAAAAGAGATCGGGATCAATGCCTGGAGAAATCCGGATTCAATTACTGTTAATTTACCTGAACCGGCAGCACAGGTACGGATCAGGTGGCAGCTGGCACTGGAAAATGGCTGGTGCCATATCATTTGTATGCCTAATGTAACTAAATATCAGATTGATCAGCTGGTTGGAGAAATAGCAGAAACTAATGTAATGTTATCTGTTTCTTAATTCTGAACAGGATATCATTCAGATCAAAAGGCTTACTGATAAAATCATTGGCGCTGCATTGCTGAAAAACGGTATCTGCCGAAGCGTGTGCAGACATGACGATAATCGGTATGTCTTTTGTTTGCTGAGAAGTTCTGATTTCTTTGCATAATTCCAGACCATTTCCATCGGGAAGCATAACATCCAGTAAATATAGATCAGGGATGCCATCTTTCATTGCGGCATGGAAGGAAGAAATATCCGGGAAAAGTCTTACTTTATAACCTTCATCTTCTAATATGAACTCTATGATCTGTCTGATATCCTGATCATCTTCTACAACATGTATTTGCTTCATCATTTCTCAATAGGTTTCTAATAGAAATAAGCCCGTTTTTGTCCTATAGACTGAAACAGGCTGGCAGAGTATACTATTGATAGAATATATGGCAAACGGTGTACCAAATAAGTGTTTTTCTTAAATTAAAAATTAAGGGGGTTGAACTTCCCGGTAAAACCCCCTCAATGAGAGCCGGCATCCACCGGTATGAATAAATTATCTGTCCAAATATAAAACTGTCTCTCAGACTAAAAAATGACAAGGATCACTATTCAATTAATCGCATCTATGTGGCTTTTTCTTAACTTTGCGCTAAGGCAATAGGGGAGACTCTAGTCTTCAGACAAAATCAAGACCATGAAGATAATAACCATTTTAAGCTCCTGTTTGCTGCTTACGGCATTCAGCCTGATGAACGTGAATGCTCAACCTGCGCGCGAATTGTCGGAATTTCCACTGCATACACATTTTGTGCGCTCCAATAAACCGATACTTGTTTTTTTGACCGGTGATGGTGGATGGAATAATTTTTCGGAATCAACGGTAAAAGAACTGGTTAAAAATGGGTACCCAACGCTCGTACTCGATACCCGGAAATATTTCTGGACACAGAAAACACCTGATCAGTTTGCAAAGGATATGCAGTTGATCCTGTCTTCTTATCTGAAAACGTGGAATAAAGAGTCTTTCTCCCTGATCGGGTATTCTTTTGGGGCAGATGTTGCCGCTTTTGTCCCTTCCCGTTTACCAGATCATTTAGCAGAAAAGCAGAATTCGTTAGTTTTGCTTTCACCAGGTTTTTCTACCGGGTATGTGGTTAAACTGAAAAACCTGCTGAATTTTGGTTCTACTGACAAAGAGAAATATAAAGTAAACCCGGAGTTGCTGAAATCAGTAATCCCTGTATGGTGTATTTTTGGTAAAGAGGAAGATAGTGAGTTTTACAAGGCTTTAAAGCCAACTGATAAAATACATAAAGTTGCCATTCCCGGCTCCCATCGTTTTGACGATGATATTCCCCAGGTGACCCGGGCGATTATAAAAGGGCTGTAAAAAAGAAACGGGGATAAGTCTCCGACTCATCCCCGCTATCTAAATTAACGCTCTCATATATACAGACGCTCATAATAGCGCTTTATTGTATAAACCTTAAAATAAATCTGTTTTTATTTTATGAGCCAAATCACAGATGAAACATTAAATTTAACTTTCAAATTCAATCCTTATGAAGTTATATAGCCGTATCCTGTTTTTGTTTAGCGCTTGTTTGCTGAGCCATTCCATGTTATTTGCACAACAAATTAATGCAAAAGCGCCGGACAGTGGCCTGAATACGCTGCAAATCAACAGAAAGAAGATTGATTCACTGGACAAAAAACTCATGGAACTGATTGGAGAAAGGGAAAGAGCAGTCAGGGAAATAGGAGTTTACAAAGCCAAAAATAATATTCCACCACTGCAAGCAGATCGTTTTAAACAGGTGCTGGAAAAAAGTATCATTACAGGTGAAAAGGAAGGGTTATCTGCTACCTTTGTTACCGAAATGATGAATGCCATCCATAAAGAAAGTCTGAGAATTGAAGATGAAATTAAATTAAACTTCCATGGCAAATAATGTAAATATCACTTCCAGCGGCATACAAAAGGTTTTACGCAATTACAATGAAAAACAAGCGCTCGCTGAGTATATCTGGAATGGTTTTGATGCCAATGCCGATACGGTGGAAATCAACTACACGGCCAATGAACTGGGGTTCATGGATCATCTGGAGATTTATGACAATGGTTATGGGATAAATTTTAAAAATCTGAAAGTTAAGTTTGACCCTTTCTACGAATCAGAAAAGGCCTTACAGCTTGCCATAAACAGGAACCGGTCTGTCATGCACGGTAAAAATGGGGTGGGCAGGTTAACCTTTTTTAAATTCGCCAACGACGCCGAGTGGCAGACTACTTTTTTGCATAATGATACGCTTAAAAGCGGCAGGATTATGATCGGGGTTTCTGCGCTGAATAATTATCAGGCTAATTTGCTGGATATACCTTTAAGTGAAAAAACAGGTACCAGGGTATTGTTCTCCAATATCAAGATTTTACAAGAGAATATGGAACAGGAGATCATTCCTTTTCTAAAAGCAGAGTTTTGCTGGTTTCTGGAATTGAATAAGAAAAGGAACTATTCCATTGTAATTAATGGTGTTCCGCTTGATTATTCTGATAATATCCAATACTATGAAGAGGATATCCTGCTGAAAGATGAAAATACGCAGACGCTTTTTAAACTTAAATTCGTCCAGTGGAAAGAATCCTTGCATAAAGAACTATCCAAAGTTTATTATATCAATGAAAGGGGCGAGGAGAAGTTTAAAGAATATACGACCCTGAATAAAAAGGCCGATGAATATTTTCACAGCGTATATATAGAAAGTGAATTCTTTACCGATTTCGATTTCAGCGGAACGGAGTTTGACACGCAGGTGAGATTGTATAACCGGTCAAAATCGTCACCGGAATACAAATTATTGAGTAAACGTGTGAATGAACTTCTTCGTACTAAAAGGAAGTTTTTCCTGAAAGAATATTCCGGTAAACTGCTTCAGCGTTTTGAAAATGAAGGTGTACTTTCATTAAATGATAAAGAACCACTCGACCCGAAAAGGAAAGAAGATTTACTGAATACGCTGAAAGCCATGTACGAAATTCAGCCTAAAATATTCAGTAACCTGAGTATAGACCAGAAAAAGACATTTATTGCACTCATCGATGCTTTACTGGTTTCTGATCAAAGGGGTAGTTTGCTGCATTTGCTGGAAAACATCGTTGACCTGGAAGAAGAAGAAAGAACTGAGCTTACTGCCTTATTAATGCTTAAGCAATGCTGATTTTTTAAGGCTTTGTAATTTTGCTGATTTCCTTTTTGCTCAGGATATGGATGGTAAAAGCTTCTTTTTTGAGTGGACGGTCATTTTTATCCGTAGGCACGTTATTAATTGCTTTGGCTACCTCTATTCCCGATACTATTTCTCCGAATACTGTGTAATCCTGATCAAGACGTGGAATACCTCCGGTAGTTTTATAAGTTTCCCGTTGTAAAGCAGAAAATTTTATGCCTTTTTTTAGTTCCAGTTCATCCAGTTGTGCATCAGTCTGTATTTTTCCTTCAACCAGGTAAATCTGATCTAAATAGGAACTCTTTTCAGGATTATCATTTCTGCCAGCACCTAAAGCTCCTTTTTTATGGAACAGTTCTGGTCTTATCTCAGCCGCCAGTCGCTGAACAGGAGTTTGTGGATTGAGTTTCTCTCTATCCAGTATCGTATCATCCAGTTCACCGCCCTGACTTACAAAATTTTTAATAACCCTGTTGAATTCCTGATCTTTAAAAAGCCCTTTTTTT
The sequence above is drawn from the Pedobacter cryoconitis genome and encodes:
- a CDS encoding chorismate mutase produces the protein MKLYSRILFLFSACLLSHSMLFAQQINAKAPDSGLNTLQINRKKIDSLDKKLMELIGERERAVREIGVYKAKNNIPPLQADRFKQVLEKSIITGEKEGLSATFVTEMMNAIHKESLRIEDEIKLNFHGK
- a CDS encoding response regulator transcription factor, encoding MMKQIHVVEDDQDIRQIIEFILEDEGYKVRLFPDISSFHAAMKDGIPDLYLLDVMLPDGNGLELCKEIRTSQQTKDIPIIVMSAHASADTVFQQCSANDFISKPFDLNDILFRIKKQITLH
- a CDS encoding AcvB/VirJ family lysyl-phosphatidylglycerol hydrolase, giving the protein MKIITILSSCLLLTAFSLMNVNAQPARELSEFPLHTHFVRSNKPILVFLTGDGGWNNFSESTVKELVKNGYPTLVLDTRKYFWTQKTPDQFAKDMQLILSSYLKTWNKESFSLIGYSFGADVAAFVPSRLPDHLAEKQNSLVLLSPGFSTGYVVKLKNLLNFGSTDKEKYKVNPELLKSVIPVWCIFGKEEDSEFYKALKPTDKIHKVAIPGSHRFDDDIPQVTRAIIKGL
- a CDS encoding peptidylprolyl isomerase, yielding MKISILTIILSFLICTVQAQTNYVRLSTSKGNILIMLYDATPNHRDNFINQVKKGLFKDQEFNRVIKNFVSQGGELDDTILDREKLNPQTPVQRLAAEIRPELFHKKGALGAGRNDNPEKSSYLDQIYLVEGKIQTDAQLDELELKKGIKFSALQRETYKTTGGIPRLDQDYTVFGEIVSGIEVAKAINNVPTDKNDRPLKKEAFTIHILSKKEISKITKP
- a CDS encoding Lrp/AsnC family transcriptional regulator, whose amino-acid sequence is MEAFDPIDKKILKVLQADARLNTKQIAGKIGLTVTPTYERLKKIEQSGVVKEYVALLDREKIGKTIVAFINVSLQLHSKPLINVFERAIVKVPEVMECFHVAGNFDYLLKVVVKDMNSYQNFLSNKLATIENIAHVQSSFVMTEIKHQTAFVLD
- a CDS encoding histidine decarboxylase — encoded protein: MEQHNLSAENAGRLKDLMERLTADSELMLGYPVSKDFDYSELAEFLNFPINNLGDPFVASTYNVGTREMEREVLEFFALLFRAPVNNWWGYVTNGGSEGNLYGLYLAREIHPKGMVYFSQATHYSVQKNLHLLNMPNIVIRTQASGEIDYDDLRDTIKMNRHMPVIIFANIGTTMTEARDDVRKIRSILQDLAIQHYYIHADGALSGSYSAFIEPRPAFDFADGADSIAISGHKFIGSPIPCGVVVVKKNNRDRIARSVSYTGSMDTTITGSRNGHTPLFLWYMIKSLGLEGFKKRALHSLEVAAYAEMKLKEIGINAWRNPDSITVNLPEPAAQVRIRWQLALENGWCHIICMPNVTKYQIDQLVGEIAETNVMLSVS
- a CDS encoding multiprotein-bridging factor 1 family protein, giving the protein MAENDKSALKEYGNRVRTFRKEANISQEALATFAQLYQSYIASIEKGDVNIGILAQQTLSNTFGVKHYQLSDPDFPIPPKNVLRENIRRYIAAKNIDPACLKDKLPNYVKYMDELLQSGFLNEPKTSKEIAEKYKNEYELEITPSRIADILSRGNRKDKIDVIKSSCGKRNRYKLTNQKNHL
- a CDS encoding ATP-binding protein; amino-acid sequence: MANNVNITSSGIQKVLRNYNEKQALAEYIWNGFDANADTVEINYTANELGFMDHLEIYDNGYGINFKNLKVKFDPFYESEKALQLAINRNRSVMHGKNGVGRLTFFKFANDAEWQTTFLHNDTLKSGRIMIGVSALNNYQANLLDIPLSEKTGTRVLFSNIKILQENMEQEIIPFLKAEFCWFLELNKKRNYSIVINGVPLDYSDNIQYYEEDILLKDENTQTLFKLKFVQWKESLHKELSKVYYINERGEEKFKEYTTLNKKADEYFHSVYIESEFFTDFDFSGTEFDTQVRLYNRSKSSPEYKLLSKRVNELLRTKRKFFLKEYSGKLLQRFENEGVLSLNDKEPLDPKRKEDLLNTLKAMYEIQPKIFSNLSIDQKKTFIALIDALLVSDQRGSLLHLLENIVDLEEEERTELTALLMLKQC